The Paraburkholderia fungorum genome window below encodes:
- a CDS encoding LLM class flavin-dependent oxidoreductase, protein MSPLPNPTPNLPDVSPADLPGSPLAAAFAQPFMLGLFLPIQNGGWSPSTLPRGTDWHFAYNKALTLQAEALGLDLVFGLAQWNPKSGHGGDIRYREDSLDPFVTTAALASVTSRIMLISTIHVLYGPWHPLHLAKFGATLDSITGGRWGINVVTGNLESHARMFGNPQIEHDERYRMADEFVRFLKTYWHSDDNVDLRGAYWQSENAYVSPRPAFGRPVLVNATGSGAGIEFAARHSDLVFITSPAGAEIEAALDVLPAHCARIKAAAAAQGRTLRTLINPMVICRPTEREAWAYHDAIVAAQDRVAVDNFFASAQQRDSHAFRGHQRDQKAVGGNIQLIGSPEQIVDYIRRLKQAGCDGLQLTFYDFEPDLAYFGEAVLPLLKQAGLRL, encoded by the coding sequence ATGAGCCCACTACCCAACCCCACGCCGAACCTGCCCGACGTTTCGCCCGCCGATCTGCCGGGCAGCCCGCTTGCCGCTGCCTTCGCGCAACCGTTCATGCTGGGCCTGTTCCTGCCGATCCAGAACGGCGGCTGGAGTCCGTCGACCCTGCCGCGCGGCACCGACTGGCACTTCGCCTACAACAAGGCGCTGACGCTGCAAGCGGAGGCGCTCGGTCTCGACCTGGTGTTCGGGCTCGCGCAGTGGAATCCGAAAAGCGGTCACGGCGGCGATATCCGTTATCGCGAAGACAGCCTCGATCCATTTGTGACGACCGCCGCGCTCGCCAGCGTCACGAGCCGCATCATGCTGATCTCGACCATTCACGTGCTGTACGGGCCGTGGCATCCGCTGCATCTCGCGAAGTTCGGCGCAACGCTGGACAGCATCACGGGTGGACGCTGGGGCATCAACGTCGTGACGGGGAACCTCGAAAGTCACGCGCGCATGTTTGGTAATCCGCAGATCGAGCACGACGAGCGTTACCGGATGGCCGACGAGTTCGTACGTTTTCTGAAGACGTACTGGCATAGCGACGACAACGTCGATTTACGCGGCGCCTACTGGCAAAGCGAAAACGCGTACGTGTCGCCGCGTCCGGCATTCGGCCGTCCGGTGCTGGTGAACGCGACGGGCTCGGGCGCCGGGATCGAGTTCGCCGCACGGCATTCGGACCTCGTGTTCATCACCAGCCCGGCGGGCGCCGAGATCGAAGCCGCGCTCGACGTGCTGCCCGCGCACTGCGCGCGTATCAAGGCTGCCGCCGCCGCTCAGGGCAGGACGCTACGCACGCTGATCAATCCGATGGTGATCTGCAGGCCGACCGAGCGCGAAGCCTGGGCGTATCACGATGCGATCGTCGCCGCGCAGGACCGCGTGGCCGTCGACAACTTCTTCGCATCAGCACAGCAACGGGACAGCCACGCGTTTCGCGGACATCAGCGGGATCAGAAAGCGGTGGGCGGCAACATCCAGTTGATCGGCAGCCCGGAGCAGATCGTCGATTACATCCGGCGTCTGAAGCAGGCCGGTTGCGACGGTCTGCAACTGACGTTCTACGACTTCGAGCCCGACCTCGCGTATTTCGGCGAAGCGGTATTGCCGCTGCTCAAACAGGCCGGATTGCGCCTCTAA
- a CDS encoding LysR substrate-binding domain-containing protein, protein MKNLDLELMRTFVAVADAHSFAGAGVRIGRSQAAVSQQMQRLEALVGIALFQKEGRNKPLTAGGQQLLGHARELLRVNDEAVQSLVGGAQAGVLRIGSPHDVSDTLLPPILAHIARWAPGLRIELDVGRSPFLMEALRRGEIDMTLSTRGDATLQGLLLRTSPTVWICASQYKHVPQAPIPLVLADEPSIFGKLAIEALDAARVRWREAYIASNLLGVKAAIRAQLGVTARSIELLGPEMRVLGDKDGLPRLPDVDYYLWIRPHSANPLVRQAFELLSQVLPGRRLDH, encoded by the coding sequence ATGAAAAACCTCGACCTCGAATTGATGCGCACCTTCGTGGCGGTCGCCGACGCGCATAGCTTCGCGGGAGCCGGGGTGCGCATCGGGCGCAGCCAGGCAGCAGTGAGCCAGCAGATGCAACGGCTCGAAGCGCTGGTGGGTATCGCGCTGTTCCAGAAAGAGGGGCGCAACAAGCCGCTCACAGCAGGCGGCCAGCAACTGCTCGGTCATGCGCGGGAACTGCTTCGCGTCAACGACGAAGCCGTGCAGTCGCTGGTAGGTGGCGCACAGGCGGGCGTGCTGCGAATAGGTTCGCCGCACGATGTCTCGGATACGTTGCTGCCGCCGATCCTCGCGCACATCGCGCGTTGGGCACCAGGCTTGCGGATCGAACTCGATGTCGGCCGCAGTCCGTTTCTGATGGAAGCGCTGCGTCGCGGCGAGATCGACATGACCCTGTCGACGCGTGGGGACGCCACGCTGCAAGGGCTGCTGTTGCGCACATCGCCGACGGTGTGGATTTGCGCGTCCCAATACAAGCATGTACCGCAGGCACCGATTCCGCTCGTGCTCGCCGATGAGCCGAGCATCTTCGGCAAACTGGCCATCGAAGCGCTCGATGCCGCGCGGGTGCGCTGGCGCGAGGCGTACATCGCGTCGAACCTGCTGGGCGTGAAAGCGGCGATTCGCGCGCAACTCGGCGTCACCGCGCGCAGCATCGAATTGCTCGGACCGGAGATGCGGGTGCTGGGCGACAAGGACGGCCTGCCGCGTTTGCCCGATGTCGACTATTACCTGTGGATTCGGCCGCACAGCGCCAATCCGCTGGTGCGCCAGGCGTTTGAGCTGTTGTCGCAGGTTTTGCCCGGACGCAGGCTCGATCATTAA
- the nhaR gene encoding transcriptional activator NhaR, with amino-acid sequence MNFKHLHYFWVAARAGGIVRAGEQLHISPQTLSGQIKLLEEALDRKLFRKSGRGLELTDAGRLALDYADEIFSLGSELESVVRRESEGGAQTRFRVGIADSVPKAIAYRLLEPALSASASMRMICHEGNLHALLAQLAVHRIDLIIADAPLPADVNIKAFNHSLGRSTLACFGTKALIRGGNGRFPLSLARLPVLLPGMESAVRRKLDHWLASHAISPRVVGEFDDGAMSMAFAREGRGVLFAPAVLESQLQAEHALVTLGHIDTIVEEFFAISIERRISHPAVAMIMDAARSELFNV; translated from the coding sequence ATGAATTTCAAGCATCTGCATTATTTCTGGGTCGCGGCTCGCGCGGGAGGCATCGTTCGGGCGGGCGAGCAGTTGCACATCTCGCCGCAAACCTTGAGCGGTCAGATCAAATTGCTGGAGGAGGCGCTGGACCGGAAGCTCTTCAGAAAAAGCGGTCGAGGCCTTGAACTGACCGATGCGGGGCGTCTCGCGCTCGATTACGCCGACGAGATTTTCTCTCTGGGCTCGGAGCTCGAGAGTGTCGTGCGGCGCGAAAGCGAGGGCGGTGCGCAAACCCGCTTCCGGGTCGGCATTGCGGATTCCGTTCCGAAGGCGATTGCGTACCGGCTGCTGGAACCCGCATTGAGCGCGTCCGCCTCTATGAGAATGATTTGCCATGAAGGCAATCTGCATGCGCTGCTTGCGCAACTCGCCGTTCATCGTATCGATCTGATCATTGCCGACGCGCCGCTGCCGGCGGACGTCAATATCAAGGCGTTCAACCACAGCCTGGGCCGCTCGACGCTGGCCTGCTTCGGCACCAAGGCGCTGATCCGGGGCGGTAACGGGCGCTTTCCGTTGTCGCTCGCGCGGCTGCCTGTGCTGCTCCCTGGCATGGAGTCCGCCGTGCGCCGCAAGCTCGATCACTGGCTGGCGTCGCATGCGATATCGCCGCGTGTAGTCGGCGAATTCGACGACGGCGCCATGTCGATGGCGTTCGCCCGCGAAGGTCGCGGGGTGCTGTTCGCGCCGGCCGTGCTCGAAAGTCAGTTGCAGGCGGAACACGCGCTGGTCACGCTGGGGCATATCGACACGATTGTCGAAGAGTTCTTTGCCATTTCAATTGAGCGCCGGATCAGCCATCCGGCCGTGGCAATGATCATGGATGCGGCCCGCAGCGAACTGTTCAATGTCTGA
- a CDS encoding CBS domain-containing protein, giving the protein MTTVAHFLRSKATGAVWSTQASASVYDAIATMAHRQVGALIVVDNGRVAGIITERDYARKVVLRDRSSRQTTVRDVMSSTVHYVGPDHTTEHCMALMTEHRIRYLPVIDCGQVVGMISIGDLIMNVVCEQENTIQQLENYIHGNGFTPVSTRPHSTVSASMGG; this is encoded by the coding sequence ATGACGACGGTTGCACATTTTCTACGTTCAAAGGCGACCGGAGCCGTATGGTCGACGCAGGCATCCGCATCGGTCTACGACGCGATTGCGACGATGGCGCATCGTCAGGTCGGCGCACTCATCGTCGTCGATAACGGGCGCGTGGCAGGCATCATCACCGAGCGGGACTACGCGCGAAAAGTGGTGCTGCGAGACCGTTCTTCGCGTCAAACCACGGTGCGCGACGTGATGTCGTCGACTGTGCATTACGTCGGTCCCGACCATACGACAGAACACTGCATGGCGCTGATGACCGAGCATCGCATTCGTTATCTGCCGGTTATCGATTGCGGCCAGGTAGTTGGAATGATCTCGATCGGCGACCTGATCATGAACGTGGTTTGCGAGCAGGAAAACACCATTCAGCAGTTGGAAAACTACATCCATGGAAACGGATTTACGCCCGTTTCAACGCGGCCTCATTCGACAGTGAGCGCAAGTATGGGCGGTTAA
- a CDS encoding Tim44 domain-containing protein → MFTQIITRLRQAAATITRGTAALGLAGLLAFGAAMSTEAEAKRVGGGQSIGRQSQSAAPSTQGQRSQQAQPAQQSATAPAAAAGNRWMGPLAGLAAGLGIAALLSSFGLGAELAQMLSNAVLIGLAVLAAVMLFRFIAARRRPQFAYGHGASNRQQANGSHEPDRNWQPGTAPLARTWGQTAAGHAQTTGNPYATYLASDAGREELLVSAKELFLRLQRASDLNEQGDLFELTTPEMFMRLKQDLEIRGRSTGMTDVTQLEAELLETVTSQEETVASIRFHGYMREDDAPTAEPFQEIWHLLNSATGDRSWQLAGIEQIRGERKR, encoded by the coding sequence ATGTTTACGCAGATCATCACCCGCCTACGACAGGCGGCCGCAACGATAACGCGCGGTACGGCGGCACTCGGATTGGCTGGGCTGCTTGCGTTCGGCGCGGCAATGTCCACTGAAGCCGAAGCGAAACGCGTGGGAGGCGGCCAAAGTATCGGACGCCAGTCGCAATCGGCAGCACCTTCCACGCAGGGGCAGCGCAGCCAGCAGGCACAACCTGCACAGCAGTCCGCAACAGCGCCAGCCGCTGCTGCGGGTAATCGCTGGATGGGGCCGTTAGCGGGTCTCGCCGCAGGGTTAGGTATCGCGGCTTTGCTTTCGTCGTTCGGACTGGGGGCCGAACTCGCGCAGATGTTGTCGAATGCAGTGTTGATCGGACTCGCCGTGTTGGCCGCGGTGATGCTGTTCCGCTTTATCGCTGCACGGCGCCGTCCGCAATTCGCGTATGGGCACGGCGCCTCCAATCGGCAACAGGCGAACGGCTCGCATGAGCCGGATCGGAACTGGCAGCCGGGTACGGCGCCATTGGCCCGGACCTGGGGGCAGACGGCAGCCGGACACGCTCAGACAACGGGCAATCCATACGCAACCTATCTGGCGAGCGATGCCGGCCGCGAAGAGTTGCTGGTATCGGCGAAAGAACTTTTCTTGCGCCTTCAGCGCGCATCGGATCTTAACGAACAAGGCGATCTGTTCGAGTTGACGACGCCGGAGATGTTCATGCGTCTGAAGCAGGATCTGGAGATACGGGGTCGCTCGACGGGCATGACCGACGTCACACAGCTTGAAGCCGAACTGCTGGAAACGGTCACCAGTCAGGAAGAAACGGTAGCCAGCATCCGGTTTCACGGCTACATGCGCGAAGACGATGCACCTACGGCTGAGCCGTTCCAGGAGATCTGGCACCTGCTCAACAGCGCGACGGGCGATAGGTCATGGCAACTCGCAGGCATTGAGCAGATTAGAGGAGAGCGGAAGCGTTGA
- a CDS encoding DUF308 domain-containing protein, with product MAAHLSETLRLQDERWLKYFYFTRAAFSVIWVALALIVGQHVTAIGAALLVVYPLWDALANYVDMSRSGGMRKNSTQAFNVFASLAIAIAVIVVLHVDTNSVLDVFGVWAVMSGLLQLATAVRRRKYFGAQWAMILSGGQSALAGVLFIAQAHASVPPAIVKVAGYAGVGAIYFLVSALWLSAGQLRRKFASVP from the coding sequence ATGGCTGCTCATCTTTCCGAAACCCTTCGTCTTCAGGATGAACGGTGGCTCAAGTATTTTTACTTTACGCGTGCTGCGTTCTCTGTGATCTGGGTCGCGCTTGCACTTATCGTCGGGCAGCATGTCACGGCGATCGGAGCCGCACTGCTGGTTGTTTATCCGTTATGGGATGCGCTCGCCAATTACGTCGATATGTCGCGTAGCGGTGGAATGCGCAAAAATTCGACTCAGGCTTTTAACGTCTTCGCCAGCCTGGCGATAGCGATTGCGGTAATCGTCGTGTTGCACGTCGATACAAACTCGGTGCTCGATGTATTCGGAGTCTGGGCCGTGATGTCCGGATTGCTTCAGCTTGCCACCGCTGTTCGTCGCAGGAAGTATTTTGGCGCGCAATGGGCAATGATTCTGAGTGGCGGCCAGTCAGCGCTGGCGGGTGTGCTTTTTATCGCACAGGCGCATGCGTCGGTGCCGCCCGCCATCGTCAAAGTGGCGGGGTACGCAGGGGTAGGGGCGATCTATTTTCTTGTTTCCGCTTTGTGGCTGTCTGCGGGCCAGCTTCGACGCAAGTTTGCGTCGGTTCCTTAA
- a CDS encoding HD domain-containing phosphohydrolase produces MTDDNVPLSAVRVFDAVKALAFIGDLSMGQPTGHSLRTAWLATRLAEASGVDPTTNDAVRETSLLRWSGCTANAAGFADVFGDDIAIRIAMLEDRQGWAEPLNALGGAGAVLAPLAQIHCEVSGEVARTLGLAHSTETALRRIFESWDGHGLPAHHAREEVPTAVLIVALAGDMETFSRTYGIERTLDLIAQRADSRYPAQLVETATRNAARWLTELEQASAADIDAMLTTSRMQQDTDVELIADVIDLKLPWMTGFSRAVAATAAECCARLTPDKSAHARVYRAGLVHGIGRASVPNRIWNTNERLSESAWEKVRLVPYWTSRAGKQAGALGEAAELASYAYERPDGSGYFRGVRDQSLTLEANVLAASVMYVALRAVRPWRAAFSADEAARHLRDEAARGRLNAEVVNALLSDDAIVVKRPVSSTSQSVRLTAREIDVLRVISRGASNKEAARELTLSPSTVRTHVENVFRKLECSSRAAATLKASTLGLL; encoded by the coding sequence ATGACCGACGACAACGTCCCCCTGTCCGCGGTGCGCGTGTTCGATGCTGTGAAAGCCCTCGCCTTCATCGGCGATCTAAGCATGGGACAGCCCACCGGCCATTCGCTACGCACTGCATGGCTTGCGACACGCCTCGCCGAAGCATCCGGGGTAGACCCAACTACGAACGACGCGGTCCGCGAAACTTCGCTGCTGCGCTGGTCGGGTTGCACGGCAAACGCAGCGGGTTTCGCCGATGTTTTCGGTGACGACATCGCCATCCGTATTGCAATGCTTGAAGACCGCCAGGGCTGGGCCGAGCCGCTCAACGCGCTGGGTGGAGCAGGCGCGGTGCTTGCTCCGCTCGCGCAAATCCACTGCGAGGTCTCCGGCGAAGTCGCCCGCACGTTGGGCCTTGCGCATTCGACAGAAACGGCGTTGCGGCGCATCTTCGAGTCGTGGGATGGACACGGACTGCCCGCTCACCACGCTCGCGAAGAAGTGCCGACAGCGGTACTCATCGTCGCGCTTGCCGGCGACATGGAAACGTTTAGCCGGACCTATGGCATCGAGCGCACGCTCGATCTGATTGCGCAGCGCGCCGATTCACGCTATCCGGCACAACTCGTCGAGACGGCAACCCGCAACGCGGCGCGCTGGCTCACGGAACTGGAGCAGGCGTCCGCCGCCGACATAGACGCCATGCTGACGACATCCCGTATGCAACAGGACACCGATGTCGAATTGATCGCCGACGTCATCGATCTCAAGCTGCCGTGGATGACAGGCTTCTCGCGCGCAGTCGCCGCGACCGCCGCGGAATGTTGCGCCCGGCTCACGCCTGATAAATCGGCACATGCACGCGTTTATCGCGCGGGCTTGGTTCACGGTATTGGCCGTGCATCGGTGCCCAACCGGATCTGGAATACGAACGAACGTTTATCCGAAAGCGCATGGGAAAAGGTCAGGCTGGTGCCGTACTGGACATCGCGCGCCGGCAAGCAGGCCGGCGCACTCGGAGAAGCGGCCGAACTCGCATCGTATGCGTACGAAAGGCCGGACGGATCGGGCTATTTCCGTGGAGTGCGCGATCAATCGCTGACGCTCGAAGCGAACGTGCTGGCGGCATCGGTAATGTATGTCGCGTTGCGCGCGGTCCGTCCGTGGCGCGCGGCCTTCTCCGCCGACGAAGCCGCACGACACTTGCGTGACGAGGCCGCACGCGGCCGTTTAAACGCCGAGGTGGTGAATGCGCTGCTGTCCGACGATGCTATCGTCGTCAAACGGCCGGTGAGCAGCACGTCGCAGAGTGTGCGATTGACGGCGCGCGAAATCGACGTGCTGCGCGTTATTTCGCGAGGCGCCAGCAACAAGGAAGCTGCACGTGAATTGACGCTCAGCCCAAGCACGGTTCGCACTCATGTCGAAAATGTGTTCCGCAAGCTCGAATGCTCGTCGCGCGCAGCGGCGACGCTGAAGGCGTCGACGCTGGGGCTGCTTTGA
- a CDS encoding molybdopterin-dependent oxidoreductase, which produces MTSNKDKRMPDAASIIKDAQKELGSASRRLFGKRMLTLGGLALLSGCDLTNDKSVNRLLRTISSFNDGAQALLFDPRRLAPTYPESMITRPFPFNAFYDIDQVPDIDAQTYRLELTGLVKGKRIWTLAELDALPKCSQVTRHICIEGWSAIGKWGGVRFSDFLSMAGADTTAKYVALHCADNYWTSIDMPTALHPQTLLTLTFDDQMLPPKYGFPMKLRMPTKLGYKNPKHIVAITVTNEFPGGYWENQGYNWFGGS; this is translated from the coding sequence ATGACGTCGAATAAAGATAAGCGGATGCCCGACGCAGCGTCCATCATCAAGGACGCGCAAAAAGAACTGGGTTCGGCTTCGCGCCGCCTGTTCGGCAAGCGCATGCTGACGCTCGGTGGCCTGGCCCTGTTGTCCGGCTGCGATCTGACAAACGACAAGTCGGTGAACCGGCTGTTGCGCACCATCTCCTCGTTCAATGACGGTGCGCAGGCGCTGCTGTTTGACCCACGCAGGCTTGCGCCGACCTATCCAGAGTCGATGATCACGCGGCCTTTCCCGTTCAACGCGTTTTACGACATCGATCAGGTGCCGGACATCGATGCACAGACCTACCGGCTCGAACTGACAGGTCTCGTCAAAGGCAAGCGCATCTGGACGCTGGCTGAACTCGATGCATTGCCGAAATGCAGTCAGGTTACGCGGCATATTTGCATCGAAGGTTGGAGCGCTATCGGCAAGTGGGGCGGAGTGCGCTTTTCCGATTTCCTGTCGATGGCCGGTGCGGATACGACGGCGAAATATGTCGCGCTGCATTGCGCTGACAACTACTGGACGAGCATCGATATGCCAACAGCGCTGCATCCTCAGACGCTTCTAACGCTGACCTTCGACGACCAGATGTTGCCGCCGAAGTATGGATTCCCGATGAAGTTGCGCATGCCGACCAAGCTTGGCTACAAGAACCCGAAGCATATCGTCGCCATCACCGTGACCAACGAATTTCCCGGCGGCTATTGGGAAAACCAGGGCTACAACTGGTTCGGCGGATCGTGA
- a CDS encoding cytochrome b/b6 domain-containing protein, with product MNNAIVHPVWVRTFHWINAATVVLMCMSGWQVYEASPLFQTVRFPASITLGGWLGGALLWHFAAMWILVANFFAYLVLGSITGRLRRTLFPVTIRAVATDLVAALRGKLSHRDPSQYNAVQKLAYLVVIADLALVIASGLTIWKPVQFPVLRTLMGGFDNARIVHFIAMSVLTGFLAIHVVMVALVPRSLLTMIRGR from the coding sequence TTGAACAACGCAATCGTTCATCCCGTATGGGTTCGCACGTTTCACTGGATTAACGCCGCGACCGTGGTTCTCATGTGCATGAGTGGCTGGCAGGTCTACGAGGCGTCGCCCCTATTCCAGACCGTCCGGTTTCCTGCGTCGATCACGCTGGGTGGCTGGCTAGGAGGCGCGCTGCTCTGGCACTTCGCCGCAATGTGGATACTCGTTGCCAATTTCTTCGCGTATCTGGTTTTGGGATCGATTACTGGGCGGCTGCGCCGGACCCTGTTCCCCGTCACGATTCGCGCGGTTGCAACCGATCTCGTCGCGGCACTGCGCGGCAAACTCAGCCACCGTGATCCCAGTCAGTACAACGCCGTGCAGAAGCTCGCATATCTCGTCGTCATTGCTGACCTTGCGCTGGTGATCGCGTCCGGCCTGACGATCTGGAAGCCGGTGCAGTTTCCTGTTCTGCGCACGCTAATGGGCGGCTTCGACAACGCGCGCATCGTCCATTTCATTGCGATGAGCGTACTGACGGGTTTTCTCGCGATACACGTCGTCATGGTCGCGCTAGTGCCGCGATCTTTACTCACCATGATCCGGGGACGATAA
- a CDS encoding carboxymuconolactone decarboxylase family protein, translated as MSNFQTYTIDNAPAASKAVLEDTKRAFGFVPNLQAHMAESPALLAGYSALWDLFSKSTLTPHEQQVVYLTSNFENNCHYCMAGHSTLAKMIKMDAGVIAALRAGTPLPDVKLEALHHFTTLVVRERGFVPDADVDAFLAAGYTRQNVLEVILGVATKVMSNYTNHIVHTELDGFMAGNEWTKPVAVAA; from the coding sequence ATGAGCAACTTCCAAACCTACACGATCGATAACGCACCGGCCGCTTCGAAGGCCGTCCTCGAAGACACGAAGCGGGCCTTCGGCTTCGTTCCCAATCTTCAGGCGCATATGGCGGAGTCGCCCGCGCTGCTGGCCGGTTACTCGGCGCTGTGGGACCTGTTCTCGAAGAGCACGCTGACGCCGCACGAGCAGCAGGTCGTCTACCTGACCTCGAACTTCGAGAACAACTGCCACTACTGCATGGCCGGTCACAGTACGCTGGCGAAGATGATCAAAATGGACGCCGGCGTGATCGCCGCGCTGCGAGCCGGCACGCCGCTGCCCGATGTAAAACTCGAAGCGCTACATCATTTCACGACGCTCGTGGTGCGTGAACGGGGCTTCGTTCCCGACGCCGATGTCGACGCATTTCTCGCCGCGGGCTACACCCGTCAGAACGTCCTCGAAGTGATTCTGGGCGTGGCGACGAAGGTGATGAGCAACTACACCAACCACATCGTTCACACCGAACTCGACGGTTTCATGGCCGGCAACGAGTGGACCAAACCAGTCGCTGTCGCTGCCTGA
- a CDS encoding peroxiredoxin-like family protein: MSLQDKLDAFRANFKAGKPPFNAPPEIHPVMERATAELIASGQAGRAIKAGDRAPHFNLKDQNGNDVSSAALLVKGPLVVTFYRGVWCPYCNIELQAINEVLPQIQAYGANVVAISPQTAVNSRKSVRTNELGFPVLSDVNGQTGADFGLRFALPDYLVELYRNLKNDLPAFNNDPGWTLPMPARYVIGQDGIVLYSEVNPDYTRRPDPSDMFPVLEKATANA, from the coding sequence ATGTCACTGCAAGACAAACTCGACGCATTCCGGGCCAACTTCAAGGCGGGCAAGCCGCCATTCAACGCGCCTCCGGAGATTCACCCGGTGATGGAACGCGCCACAGCCGAGCTGATTGCGAGCGGGCAAGCGGGCCGCGCGATCAAGGCTGGCGACCGCGCACCGCATTTCAATCTGAAGGATCAGAACGGCAACGATGTGTCGTCCGCAGCGCTGCTGGTGAAAGGACCCCTTGTCGTGACGTTCTATCGCGGCGTCTGGTGCCCGTACTGCAATATCGAATTGCAGGCGATCAATGAAGTTCTGCCGCAGATTCAGGCCTATGGCGCGAATGTCGTGGCGATCTCGCCGCAGACAGCAGTCAACAGCCGCAAGTCCGTGCGCACCAACGAACTCGGCTTTCCGGTGCTGAGCGATGTGAACGGTCAGACAGGCGCCGACTTCGGCTTGCGTTTCGCGTTGCCCGACTATCTGGTCGAGTTGTACAGGAACCTGAAGAACGATCTGCCGGCGTTCAACAACGACCCAGGCTGGACCTTGCCGATGCCCGCGCGCTACGTCATCGGACAGGATGGCATCGTGCTGTATTCCGAGGTCAACCCGGATTACACGCGTCGTCCTGACCCGTCGGACATGTTTCCGGTTCTGGAGAAAGCGACGGCCAACGCCTGA
- a CDS encoding LysR family transcriptional regulator, which translates to MDRMAAMETYVSVVEAGSFSAAAKRLKLGQPAVSKSVAQLEERLGVRLLLRSTRGLTPTDAGQRFYEHARRAIEEVDLAEHVARDASTGLSGVLRVSAAVTFARLHILPALKTFLDRHPNLQIDIVLDDRTIDLLENGVDVALRMGSLDDSTMTARRIAQSRRRVVGTPAYLAEAGVPKTPADLSQHQVIVYSLRGGGESWAFSQHGKEVAVVVSGRVSVSAAEGMRTTLLGGMGLAIASEWMFSPELADGTVQAVLTDWELPSIDLWAVFPAGRLVSAKARAFVAFVEEILGAAGYSQRGTPSEN; encoded by the coding sequence ATGGACCGGATGGCAGCAATGGAAACGTATGTGAGCGTAGTGGAGGCGGGCTCGTTCTCGGCAGCCGCCAAGCGGCTCAAGCTCGGACAACCTGCCGTGTCGAAGTCGGTCGCGCAACTCGAGGAGCGGCTCGGCGTGCGACTCCTGTTGCGCTCGACACGCGGCCTGACGCCCACTGATGCAGGTCAGCGCTTCTACGAGCACGCAAGGCGCGCAATCGAAGAAGTGGACCTCGCCGAGCATGTCGCGCGCGACGCGTCTACCGGACTATCCGGCGTACTGCGCGTCAGCGCAGCCGTGACCTTCGCGCGGCTGCATATTCTGCCCGCACTCAAGACATTTCTGGACCGGCACCCTAACTTGCAGATCGATATCGTGCTGGACGATCGCACCATCGATCTGCTCGAAAATGGTGTGGACGTAGCGCTGCGCATGGGCTCGCTAGACGACTCGACGATGACCGCACGCCGCATTGCGCAAAGCCGTCGACGGGTTGTTGGAACGCCTGCGTATCTCGCTGAAGCGGGCGTGCCGAAGACGCCTGCGGACCTCAGCCAGCATCAGGTGATCGTGTATTCGTTGCGAGGCGGTGGTGAGTCGTGGGCATTCAGCCAGCACGGCAAGGAAGTGGCGGTGGTGGTGTCCGGACGCGTCAGCGTGAGCGCCGCCGAGGGCATGCGTACGACCTTGCTCGGCGGCATGGGCCTGGCGATTGCATCGGAATGGATGTTCTCGCCGGAACTTGCCGACGGCACGGTTCAGGCCGTACTGACCGATTGGGAATTACCGTCGATCGACCTGTGGGCGGTCTTCCCGGCCGGACGCCTGGTGAGTGCGAAGGCGCGGGCATTCGTCGCCTTCGTCGAAGAGATACTTGGTGCCGCTGGCTACAGCCAACGCGGCACGCCATCAGAAAACTAG